Below is a genomic region from Nymphalis io chromosome 16, ilAglIoxx1.1, whole genome shotgun sequence.
acactataatatctcctgcgcagttggctaatctctcttgagattagccggcTTGCCGAAATATATAAACGGACCCGCCAGAAGTCGTCCTGCCATACagtcatttttttcatttgctGACATACAGACAGCAACGCTACCTACTGGGTTTAATTGTTTTCAAACGATCCCGGTACCCATTGAAATTTACGCACAACATTTTTACCACCTTCTTCCGTACCCTGATATGAGACAGCTTATAGGCAGGACAGGTATTGTTGCCATAGTCCCattgaaataactttttatcttaatagctttttaacttaataataattaaaattaagaattgaAGTAGGGTGATTGaaccttcttcttcttcttctgcctagagTTTttccggcctagtaacgccagggtccgctttcctgcatctatacCTCCACTTTgtccgatctaaagcgtcctccttagtgagatcgtgctctctcatatcgtccctcacaacatcgagtcagcgcttcttgggcctgccgcgggatctagggccttcgaccaCAAAatccaggcatcggttcccgGCATAGTCTGGTGATTGAACCTACTACCTAcctcaatttttaattttaataaatatttactattgttCAAATTTCTTAAAGACAAAACCAGATATTATTTCAGTATCctttatttgtatgaaataataaagcacagacattattttttgtacatttaatcACTatgaaaacttattatattaacaatatatatacaaaattaatttaaataaattacaaaatatacataatatgttgaACAAAATTCATTAGTGCATCATTTAAAACTATATCATAGCGCTTTCATTGACAGAGAATACAGCAACAAGTATTTAGcccttaatttatattatctatacaagtataaCACTTATTTATACCTATCACTTTATACTGAAAGTTCTGCATGCATCAAAATGACAGCAAAATGAcagatcagctttaaaataccACAAGCATTTAGTAgctgtgtttaaatatttagtacctAAGTCTGTCAAAATGACCggccatttttaaatactttttttgataCTGATTTaggtactaaatattaaaacaaaggtACTAAATAGATACTAAATGctggtagtattttaaagctgatttGTCATTTTGTACAGTCATTTTGATGCACGCAAAGTtctgtgataataattttatacaatatccatttaaaacattataataagcATATCAttcgaaattattttgttatatcgaTGTTGTTATACTCATAATGGCCCTTTATACTTCTTgccagcaaaaaaaaaaacagatattaaaaagtgtaaataatttttaaaatatatatgctaCTGAGTTAAGATGTCTATATtataaacgattaaaaaaagtaaatattatttgtaattatctatCTATTAATCGTTTTATGTCTAGTTGTACTACAACATTgaacaataaattacataatctaTTAACGACAGCAGCCTTGCTCAcactaaaaacattttaaaataaatatggcaaTATCTCAGCTGTCATAGAAAGtagaatgttttataaatggctatttatttattcagtatatttgtctaaataaatatattatatataaaactttttcaaaattacaatttatataatctgatataatattttgataaaacttatgTACTAGCAATATCAGTATGTTCCCATTTTAgatgagaaataaatgtctttattttaaaacagctGCCATGAgcaataattagaattaaacatttaataaattaactatgtGTAGGCTAAGTTTTCATATCTTAACGCTAAAGTCGACGAATTAACAAATCCAGACGATTGAATCTTTGGTAAAAGAGCAGTAACTAAATTGCTTACGAAGCACACCAAATTGTAATTTGTGACACCAAAGACAACTAGAATTAGCCAACCATAGACTACCTAGTAACTCATCgtacaaaaatactttatcaGTCTCTATGATTGTTTATTTCTTTCCATCGACATTTGTCTGTGTTTCAGGTTCGGCGCCTAACATTATTTGAATTTCATCAACACTCTTACCCTTAGTTTCTGGTACGATAAAGAATATGAAAACGAAACCTAGCACCATGATGCCAGCAAACATCCAGAAGACTTGTCCGGAGCCGATTGCAGTGTTTAAGGAGTTGAACGTACTCGTGACAGTGAAACTGAGAAGCCAGTTGAAAGTACCAGCAGTTGAGCCGACGAATGATTTGATATCGATCAAACACAATTCACCAGCCATCATCCAGGGGATCGGTCCAAAGCCAAGAGAGAAGGCGACAATGAATAACGACAAAGAAAGCAATGGCAACCAAGATATCGCTTCAACTATCGAAGATTCCGCACCATGAGTGTCTTTCAGAAAGAAGAAAACGCCCAAAGCTGTCGAGCACAAGCACATCACGAGAGCAGAGAATAGAAGCAAGATACGTCTGCCTAATTTATCGACCACTACACTGGAAACAAAGGTCGCAATGACTTGGATAACTCCAATAATGATTGTCGCGATCGGCGCTGGTATAGCCGCTCCAGCACTAGAGAAAATCGCAGAGGTGTTGAAAATTACGGCATTAATACCAGATAATTGTTGGAATAACATAAGAGCGTAGCAAATGAGCAAGGCTTTAAGGGCTGTTTTCTTAGTGATCGCTGAGAGAAAAGATACTGGGTTGCTCTTAGCTGCTTCAGCTTTGTTCTGCAGATTGGCCAATTCACTATCAACATCGTAGTTCCTACCGCGCAGTCTGATTAAAGATTCTCTGGCTTCGTCTGATTTACCATTCACAACTAAAAAGTTAGGACTTTCGGGCATAAAGAAGAATATCAGAGCAAATATTATAGGGATCAGTGTGCAgagtatattaaaaacaaaaacactggTATAACTGCCTACCCCATAAGCGAAAAGAATACCCACTGTTATCATCAGTTGAAAAAAGCTGCCTAAAGTTCCTCGTATCGAATCCTGTGCGATTTCACTGGTATATGCAGGAGCGGTGACACAAAAGGCACCACCAGCAACACCAGTAATAAACCTTCCTGCCATCAGAGTCCCAATATTTGGGGCAAATGTTATAAGTAGCCAGCCTAAAGTGAATGGTAAGGTTAGCAGAAGCATAGTCTTCTTTCGTCCTATGGCATCCATAATGAGACCAATGGGGAAACAGACGGCAGCAGCTCCAAGATTTATT
It encodes:
- the LOC126774467 gene encoding facilitated trehalose transporter Tret1 isoform X3, with product MTEKTPMVNTETIGLLEKKPVAGNNGAMADVGVSQSVLVEPRGDNGRKLPQYIAALSATLGALAAGSMLGWSSPVVFKITQQNSTDYDFDISSTQGDWVSSLINLGAAAVCFPIGLIMDAIGRKKTMLLLTLPFTLGWLLITFAPNIGTLMAGRFITGVAGGAFCVTAPAYTSEIAQDSIRGTLGSFFQLMITVGILFAYGVGSYTSVFVFNILCTLIPIIFALIFFFMPESPNFLVVNGKSDEARESLIRLRGRNYDVDSELANLQNKAEAAKSNPVSFLSAITKKTALKALLICYALMLFQQLSGINAVIFNTSAIFSSAGAAIPAPIATIIIGVIQVIATFVSSVVVDKLGRRILLLFSALVMCLCSTALGVFFFLKDTHGAESSIVEAISWLPLLSLSLFIVAFSLGFGPIPWMMAGELCLIDIKSFVGSTAGTFNWLLSFTVTSTFNSLNTAIGSGQVFWMFAGIMVLGFVFIFFIVPETKGKSVDEIQIMLGAEPETQTNVDGKK
- the LOC126774467 gene encoding facilitated trehalose transporter Tret1-2 homolog isoform X1, coding for MRSSLFRRQRYDSSETEPLLPAIPGSSQSYDEPVAGNNGAMADVGVSQSVLVEPRGDNGRKLPQYIAALSATLGALAAGSMLGWSSPVVFKITQQNSTDYDFDISSTQGDWVSSLINLGAAAVCFPIGLIMDAIGRKKTMLLLTLPFTLGWLLITFAPNIGTLMAGRFITGVAGGAFCVTAPAYTSEIAQDSIRGTLGSFFQLMITVGILFAYGVGSYTSVFVFNILCTLIPIIFALIFFFMPESPNFLVVNGKSDEARESLIRLRGRNYDVDSELANLQNKAEAAKSNPVSFLSAITKKTALKALLICYALMLFQQLSGINAVIFNTSAIFSSAGAAIPAPIATIIIGVIQVIATFVSSVVVDKLGRRILLLFSALVMCLCSTALGVFFFLKDTHGAESSIVEAISWLPLLSLSLFIVAFSLGFGPIPWMMAGELCLIDIKSFVGSTAGTFNWLLSFTVTSTFNSLNTAIGSGQVFWMFAGIMVLGFVFIFFIVPETKGKSVDEIQIMLGAEPETQTNVDGKK
- the LOC126774467 gene encoding facilitated trehalose transporter Tret1-2 homolog isoform X2, whose product is MFEKQCFYDNNGFVMSEKNVPMAKKPVAGNNGAMADVGVSQSVLVEPRGDNGRKLPQYIAALSATLGALAAGSMLGWSSPVVFKITQQNSTDYDFDISSTQGDWVSSLINLGAAAVCFPIGLIMDAIGRKKTMLLLTLPFTLGWLLITFAPNIGTLMAGRFITGVAGGAFCVTAPAYTSEIAQDSIRGTLGSFFQLMITVGILFAYGVGSYTSVFVFNILCTLIPIIFALIFFFMPESPNFLVVNGKSDEARESLIRLRGRNYDVDSELANLQNKAEAAKSNPVSFLSAITKKTALKALLICYALMLFQQLSGINAVIFNTSAIFSSAGAAIPAPIATIIIGVIQVIATFVSSVVVDKLGRRILLLFSALVMCLCSTALGVFFFLKDTHGAESSIVEAISWLPLLSLSLFIVAFSLGFGPIPWMMAGELCLIDIKSFVGSTAGTFNWLLSFTVTSTFNSLNTAIGSGQVFWMFAGIMVLGFVFIFFIVPETKGKSVDEIQIMLGAEPETQTNVDGKK
- the LOC126774467 gene encoding facilitated trehalose transporter Tret1 isoform X4, with translation MSLKYVSTIDDEPVAGNNGAMADVGVSQSVLVEPRGDNGRKLPQYIAALSATLGALAAGSMLGWSSPVVFKITQQNSTDYDFDISSTQGDWVSSLINLGAAAVCFPIGLIMDAIGRKKTMLLLTLPFTLGWLLITFAPNIGTLMAGRFITGVAGGAFCVTAPAYTSEIAQDSIRGTLGSFFQLMITVGILFAYGVGSYTSVFVFNILCTLIPIIFALIFFFMPESPNFLVVNGKSDEARESLIRLRGRNYDVDSELANLQNKAEAAKSNPVSFLSAITKKTALKALLICYALMLFQQLSGINAVIFNTSAIFSSAGAAIPAPIATIIIGVIQVIATFVSSVVVDKLGRRILLLFSALVMCLCSTALGVFFFLKDTHGAESSIVEAISWLPLLSLSLFIVAFSLGFGPIPWMMAGELCLIDIKSFVGSTAGTFNWLLSFTVTSTFNSLNTAIGSGQVFWMFAGIMVLGFVFIFFIVPETKGKSVDEIQIMLGAEPETQTNVDGKK
- the LOC126774467 gene encoding facilitated trehalose transporter Tret1 isoform X5; the protein is MADVGVSQSVLVEPRGDNGRKLPQYIAALSATLGALAAGSMLGWSSPVVFKITQQNSTDYDFDISSTQGDWVSSLINLGAAAVCFPIGLIMDAIGRKKTMLLLTLPFTLGWLLITFAPNIGTLMAGRFITGVAGGAFCVTAPAYTSEIAQDSIRGTLGSFFQLMITVGILFAYGVGSYTSVFVFNILCTLIPIIFALIFFFMPESPNFLVVNGKSDEARESLIRLRGRNYDVDSELANLQNKAEAAKSNPVSFLSAITKKTALKALLICYALMLFQQLSGINAVIFNTSAIFSSAGAAIPAPIATIIIGVIQVIATFVSSVVVDKLGRRILLLFSALVMCLCSTALGVFFFLKDTHGAESSIVEAISWLPLLSLSLFIVAFSLGFGPIPWMMAGELCLIDIKSFVGSTAGTFNWLLSFTVTSTFNSLNTAIGSGQVFWMFAGIMVLGFVFIFFIVPETKGKSVDEIQIMLGAEPETQTNVDGKK